A region from the Euryarchaeota archaeon genome encodes:
- a CDS encoding enoyl-CoA hydratase/isomerase family protein: MVALRFELQDGIGELTFTRPDRFNALNENGARQFRREIERVAADAAVRALIITGEGKAFCAGADVSEFAEKMDKDPVAAVKALTGELHPAILAMRGMEKPTVCALNGVAAGGGVGIALACDVIVASENAKVTPAFLNVGLAPDSGTTWFLPRIVGLKRAEAMFLLNEPVDAEEGHRIGLFAKVVNHTALMSTARDTAAALARLSPLTLLRARQLLDMSLENTLEAQLKAERGFNAESAGRKDFVDGVRAFVEKRPPKFSGA; the protein is encoded by the coding sequence ATGGTCGCGCTGCGCTTCGAACTGCAAGACGGCATCGGTGAACTCACGTTCACGCGGCCCGATAGGTTCAACGCACTCAACGAGAACGGCGCCAGGCAGTTCCGAAGGGAGATTGAGCGCGTCGCGGCCGATGCGGCGGTGCGCGCATTGATCATCACCGGAGAAGGGAAAGCATTCTGTGCCGGAGCGGACGTTTCCGAATTCGCCGAAAAGATGGACAAGGATCCGGTGGCCGCTGTCAAGGCGCTCACGGGGGAACTCCATCCGGCGATATTGGCCATGAGAGGCATGGAGAAGCCGACGGTATGCGCGTTGAACGGGGTCGCTGCGGGAGGAGGTGTGGGGATCGCGCTCGCGTGCGACGTGATCGTCGCGTCAGAGAACGCGAAGGTGACGCCGGCGTTTCTCAACGTGGGCCTTGCGCCTGATTCCGGCACCACGTGGTTTCTTCCACGCATCGTCGGTCTCAAGCGTGCTGAGGCGATGTTCCTCCTGAACGAGCCCGTCGACGCGGAGGAAGGGCACCGCATCGGGCTCTTCGCCAAGGTCGTGAACCACACTGCGCTCATGTCGACCGCGCGCGACACTGCGGCGGCACTGGCCCGCCTTTCGCCCCTCACCCTTCTACGGGCGCGCCAACTCCTCGACATGAGTCTCGAGAACACGCTTGAGGCACAACTAAAGGCCGAGCGGGGATTCAACGCCGAGAGCGCGGGGAGGAAGGACTTCGTGGACGGAGTCCGAGCCTTCGTCGAAAAGAGGCCGCCGAAGTTTTCAGGCGCCTAA
- a CDS encoding aldehyde dehydrogenase: MALPPSGLGDTVAESYKMYLGGKWVEAESGKRTDVLNPATNTTIASVPEAGPVEAKNAIAVAAAAVDTPEWRDMDPSRRGSILSKIASIIREQRDALALLETQNNGKTIKEAKGDMNYVARTFDYYAGLADKIEGTTIPVPGARLNYTLREPLGVTVHIAPWNYPLLLACRSVAPALAAGNTVILKPASITPVTALKLGEVAEKAGLPAGVLQVVTGSGSVLGKALASDPRVDAVAFTGSADTGREIMKYAAPNVTPVTLELGGKSPNIVFADADVKAASRGVVTGIFSNAGQMCWAGSRLLVHGSIHETLLSEVSRMASALKVGNGSDDKTEMGPVASRSQMERVMKYVETGKKEGATLVTGGERAAEGELAKGNFVKPTIFDGVALDATIAREEIFGPVLTVFKFKDFDDAMRIANHTDFGLFSGVWTNSLVTAHTAAARIKAGMVSINEYPITFPQTPFGGYKDSGIGYEQGLAAVASYTRVKNVSVNIAPPKKAK, translated from the coding sequence ATGGCGCTCCCGCCTTCGGGTCTCGGCGATACAGTGGCCGAATCATACAAGATGTACCTCGGGGGAAAATGGGTTGAAGCGGAATCCGGCAAGAGAACGGATGTGCTGAACCCCGCGACGAACACGACCATCGCGAGCGTCCCCGAGGCCGGCCCCGTGGAGGCGAAGAACGCCATCGCCGTCGCCGCTGCCGCTGTCGATACGCCTGAATGGCGGGACATGGACCCGTCGCGCCGCGGCTCGATCCTCTCCAAGATCGCCTCGATCATCCGAGAACAACGGGACGCCCTTGCCCTTCTTGAGACGCAGAACAACGGGAAGACCATCAAGGAGGCGAAGGGGGACATGAACTACGTCGCCCGCACTTTCGACTACTATGCGGGTCTTGCCGACAAGATCGAAGGGACCACGATCCCCGTGCCCGGCGCCCGCCTCAATTATACGCTACGCGAGCCCCTCGGCGTGACGGTCCACATCGCCCCCTGGAACTACCCGTTGCTTCTTGCTTGCAGGAGTGTCGCTCCCGCGCTCGCCGCCGGGAATACGGTCATCCTGAAACCCGCGTCCATAACGCCGGTAACGGCCCTCAAACTCGGCGAGGTCGCCGAGAAGGCGGGGCTTCCGGCCGGCGTCCTGCAAGTGGTCACTGGAAGCGGTTCGGTACTTGGCAAGGCGCTCGCGTCGGACCCGCGCGTCGATGCGGTAGCCTTCACCGGATCGGCCGACACGGGCCGCGAGATCATGAAATACGCTGCGCCGAACGTGACACCGGTGACCCTCGAACTCGGAGGGAAAAGCCCGAACATCGTCTTCGCCGACGCGGACGTCAAGGCCGCCTCGCGAGGTGTCGTCACAGGCATATTCAGCAACGCCGGCCAGATGTGCTGGGCGGGATCGAGGCTATTGGTCCACGGATCAATCCACGAGACCCTGCTCTCAGAGGTCTCGAGGATGGCGAGCGCCCTCAAGGTGGGAAATGGCAGCGACGACAAGACGGAGATGGGGCCCGTCGCATCGCGCTCCCAGATGGAGCGCGTCATGAAGTACGTCGAGACGGGCAAGAAGGAGGGGGCTACGCTCGTCACGGGCGGGGAGCGCGCGGCAGAGGGCGAGCTCGCGAAAGGCAATTTCGTGAAGCCGACGATCTTCGACGGCGTCGCCCTCGACGCGACGATCGCGCGCGAGGAGATCTTCGGCCCCGTTCTCACGGTGTTCAAGTTCAAGGACTTCGACGATGCGATGAGGATCGCCAACCATACCGACTTCGGGCTCTTCTCGGGTGTTTGGACGAATTCCCTAGTGACGGCGCATACGGCGGCGGCGCGCATCAAGGCCGGCATGGTGAGCATAAACGAGTACCCGATAACGTTCCCGCAGACGCCCTTCGGCGGCTACAAGGACAGCGGCATAGGCTACGAACAGGGCCTCGCCGCCGTGGCCTCCTACACGCGGGTGAAGAACGTGAGCGTCAACATCGCCCCGCCCAAGAAGGCGAAGTAG